CTACCACGTTAATAAAAGAACAACGTCATATTTGAATAACTGAATATCTTTGACACTCTAGTCTACATGTTTTCTCTACCTTTTTTTCAATATACAGTCAAAACGGTCTGTGAAGACCACCCTTTCGGAAATGAAAAAACGTGGTATTTCTGGACAGGTGGTCCCTCAACACAGGACAACTCACACTATTAATTGTAAAAACGGGAGGAGAAATCAGTGGCCCTTCAAAGCAGGTTTTATAGCTATGGTCTTATCCGGAGGTAGTCTTTTAGATTATATGTTTTATCCGGACAAACGACGCATTTGCTTGGCTGACTACAGAAATCTGCACCACTCTTCTTCAGAATAATTTTGTACTGTAAGACTTGTTCCTGTTCATCACATTCACTAACAATTACTGTATTCTGTTATATATTGCAGGACTGTTACAGAAAGAAATGCAAGACACAAACCAAACCATGAGGGAGCTCCAAGAACAAATTGTAGAACTACAGAAGAAGGGTAtggaaatgaattaaaatatcacatatacaattttatcaatattttttcataaaattgtatTAATACAAAGTAAAAACTTCGTTTCGGTGATTTGAGATACATGCATGCATCTAAACTAAGAATATTAGCAAaaaaagtaaacaatgcaggCCATATCACACTAAACAATACTATTATCGTTTTACGTCAaccttttaaaacatacattatttacagaaaatatatgGGGTACACTGCTGATTATTTCCGGCTCACTCAATGGATTAGTATTCATCATTATTATCAAGGTCTTAGTTACAAGAAGATACATAAAAGCCAGGCACTCAACAGACCTGCCCAAAAGTGGGACAAATGACAGTATCTCGAGGTAAGGCCAGCTGACTTACGTATTAGCTTAGAAGAAAGGATAGGGGAGGCACTTTAAGAATCGATGGTCCTAAACAGAACAAAGTAATTAAACGGGAAAGGACTACTTcaactgaaaagtaaaaaaaatgacttGTGGTAAAGTTATGTTTACGTTACTTCATTGCAaagaaaagaaagttttatttattttagggGACGGTATGAGGCGGCGAGGTTGCACAATTTAGTTAGTATGACGCCCCCTCTCCACCCTGCTACCCTATCTCCAAACACAtctttgaaaatgcatttaatatagAACAAAGTACATGTAGATCGATTTGACTGAGAAATTAAAGGCATTCATTGtgaattttcagacaagaagaatctGGGGATCGTGTCGCGTTGAAGCAAATCGAAGCAGGGATTCTAAAGTATAATGCTGTTGGGACGGAAACATGTCACCAGTATATGAAACAGAAAGGAACTGAATGATAACTATCTAGTGTGGTAAACCTGgggttttggcaaagaaatagtttgtttgttttgtaaatatttttatgaattcacTGTTTTGCATTGTTTAAATGACAGTAGTTTAAAGAGCATCTTATTTTGCAACTTTACTgtaagtttcaaaattaatcgGGCTGGTATTGATAAAGTTATAGGcaaaaacatattgcatatttttgccgACTCGGAACACAGTTGCTGTAAAATCAAAAGCATGCTCCTAAATAcgtattttatattttgccatgATATTTCTActttcaatattttgtaaatatatgtcttaaCATTTTTGTAAGTTTAAGGACATGGCACTATGTAGCTTTAAAGTAATCTTGAAAAATGttctattgtttacattttgctagTCAATTTCTTGTGTGGCTAAAACtaaccaatgaaaattatttcttaaaaatactttatatTATTCAGGTCTGGAACTTTATTGTCATGTCAAGGATGTTATATTTtagttacattgaattttgtagatttttagaAACCTTGTTCTCTTGTATTCCTTTAAAAATGGCCCTTAGATGTGAACACTTGATTTTGGTGGTCATATCCAATTTGGATATTTTGGGAGAATTTGTGTCAGTTCTTTGTTGTTTTAGtacttttaaattgatatttgtaatttgaaatatactgataagATGTAATTTTTTCTCTAGTTTATGTATGTGCACTTggtttttgatgacatttattctatttcttgcattttatgagaaaagttttgcatattttggaaaatgtcattgaccaatcagattgcagCATTTTTGGTGCTTCTCTATTAATATGGGCTTATCGGTTATTTCTTTGCCcttctagtttacactttagactTTAACACTTCTTCTTGGATTGGAAATTATTGAACATTTAGAGCCAGTTTTAGGAACTTTGGACTTTATTTTTATTGGAGAATAAATTATAATTTTGGAGTTTAATTTATTTGCTTAAGagaatattgaaatttatgtaCATTCTATTCGGAATAGTTGTGAAATTTTCTGATaatattgacatatattttaATAGAAGGAAATTTTAGAATTGGTGTATAATATTAATTGTAGAAGTTTATTAGTAGACATAATTTAGATCTTTGTAGTTGTGAATGTGTGTTTATGAGAAACTGgactttaagtgccgtgtggcggttgtaaaaagtctccccgtacttggattcagtgttgttatattttctggtcctttgggatcatggagtcaattcaacatatgtgtaatatagTTCCGGTTAAGCCCGTGTTAGGGGACTTGAGAGGtgtagcacatttcattacctctcatgaacagactcgatcaaacagAGTCATCCTGAACATTGAACCCCAAAACCCGAGCAATAAAATACTTGCGATGAACCACAATTTAGGTCCTTATTCACTGATACTTTACATGTTTTAGATATTACTTTGTGGAGCTATTCTATGTGAAGAATAAGtaagttgtaaataaataaaatcgttatttaatgttttagaaatattttatattgggGTACATACGCTCTTATATGACTGTATTTAACAAGACagtccttttttttcttttatatatatttaagacaAGCGTAAAATACTTCAATTTCATTTGTACAAATCTTAACACTGTATCGATCATAAATGGtcgtatacaaatgtatataaagatttatttataacaacccgtttttgtatataaacaattttgtattttgtgtttcaCGCCTAATCTGTGCTTATGAATAACCCCTTAGTGTGTAATTGTTATGCTCTTTGTAACTACTAACTTCATTTTGCTCCTTAATTGTCGGGTTTGCTTTTTTAATAGCGTTATAATATAAAAAGGTAAATAACTATCCTATAACTGAAACCGTGCACTGAAACTGAAACACGTCGCGCCGTGCCAAACTTTGAACCAAAAGTTACTACACGATAAATAACTTATAAACAGCAACTGGTTATTTGCACTTCAAAACGCAAAAAACTTATATGCGCACTAGATATACATAATGTATAAATAACCAAATtactataattttaattttagatctTACTAAGGAGGGAAATGTCAAACAATTTTATCGCATGAGTATTATCATATGGGACCAAAATAATCACGAAAAGACTGTTCTCCTCTTGTCCCGACATAAAGACGGCAATTTGTGAAATATTGtagcatttacattttattatcatgtccccttcgaagaaggtggagtatattgttttgcagatgtcggtcggtcggtcggttggtgtcggtcggtctgtctgtcagtaGACCCGCCCGTTTCAagaataactcaaaaacgctttggcctaggatcataaaaattgatagagaggttggtcatgaccagcaaatgactccttttgattttgatctcagtaggtcaaatgttaaggtcacagtgacccgtaacagtaaaacagtttccggatgataactcaagaaagcttcggcctaggatcataaatgtttataatgaccagcagataacccctattgatttcgagatcagtaggtcaaaggttaaagtcacagttatcggaacatttaaaccatttccggatgattatttgagaacgcttgggtctaggatcatgaaagttgatagggaggttgatcatgaccagtagatgaaccctatctatttttagatcagttgatcaaaggtcaaggtcacagtgaccctgaaaagttaaacagtttcttgacgataacttgagaacacatGTGCCtaaggatcacgaaagttgataggaaggttggtaatgacctgcagatgtcccctattgactttgagatcagtaggttaaaggtcaaggtcataatgaccctgaacaattaaaccgtttctggacgataacttgggAACACTTTGGCCttggatcacgaaactttatagggatgttgatcatgaccagcagaggaccactattgattttgaggtcaaatgtgaaggtcacagtgacccggaacagtaaaaccaTTTCCGTATGAGAACTTGAGAACGATTGGGTctaagatcacgaaacttaaaagggaggttgaACTTGACAGCAGGTCACCCCTATctattgaggtcagtaggtcaaaggtcaaggtcaaattgacccagaacagtagaacagtttttgccaaataactagagaacgctttggtctaagatcacatttgatacggagttTACTTATGACTGTTAAATGGCCCATAATTACTGATTTGATGTCTgtatgtcaaacgtccagtgcacagtgaccaaataatttctgcgccttgtgcaattactgaatgcatcaagggggtcaTTTCGTGTTCTATCAGCTCTTGTATTAAAAGTTTCATGTATTTACATTCGATGTTCAATAAATCTTGCTTTATATTGTACATCTTTTCAAATCTTCTCATTGTATTAAAACTGGTGTTTTAAAGCGCATATTTTATCTGACAAGAGTGTGACATCTGCTCCTgcttgtcagaattacaccaaacggaGTATTCATCGATACAGAAGGAGGGCATTTCCAAAAACTGATACGATATTATATGTCTAACATCTTGAAATAAGAATGCTGCCTGGTCAAATTAGCTTTGACAAAGAATGTTCTCACTTTTTGTTTATAAGGATTTAAGTAACACCAACAACATTTTTGTTAAGATTTGTCGACTTTCTAATTTTTTATGGCTAAGGAAGACCCCGGGTGTTCTCCATGTATTATTTCAACCATGGGCGAGCATCTGGCAaaaacaaccgaccttccgtaagaccTTTGAAATGCTTCCTCTCAGACCAATGATACATCCCTATTCAAAGAGGCaattgattcaaagtcagtgacattaaccactcggatttttttaaataataagccAAGTACAAAATTCATTAGAACACAcatatttttattaaagaaaagtGGTGAAATTATATTTGGCAGGCAACAATTACAGATAATTCCAAAcataaattttcatcaaaatataccTTAAGGATTGCTGTGTATTCTATTTTACGTGtacaataaataaattgtaataaaatcaaatcaatattttctttttaaaaaatcttatattGTGAAGTATGCGACCTTTTATGACTTTATTTAACAAGACAATTTAACTGGGTCAGTCGTATagaagaaattatttataaacaACCTATTTGTATTTAAACGATATTGTATTTTGTGTATTTCAAATAAACctgtgttaaaaaaaaattatgaaatgactTCATAGTGTGCAATTATTGTGCTCTTTATAATAACTACTAGTAACTTCATTTTGCTTCTTAATTGCCAAGCTTGCTTTTTAAATAGCgttataatataaaaagtaaaacactaTCCTGTAAACCATGTCTATAACTGGAAGCGTACATAATAACCGTTTATTGAAACAAATCGCGCCGTGCACgataaacaatttatttaacaGCAACCGAAACCAAGTACACCTTTAATTACTCAAATGTTTAAATAACTGAATTACTACAATTGTACTTTTATAACTTACTAATGAgggaaatataaaacaattttaaatatagcatggcaaaaataaataagaaacatGATATTGGGAAGCCATAGCGATTGCATGacaaagtattattattatttgtgacCAAATAACCAAATCTTAATATAGCAATTTGTCAAACAGTGCagtaattacatttaaaataaagtttcatatatttatatattctatTCAGTTccttatttgtatttaataaatcttgttttgtattgtaatatattctcatttttataaaaaagtttttgttttttttaatcgtaTAATTTTACCAGACATGTGAGGTTGttttgtcaggatacgagttatatgacacagggaagtgcctacgccttcagtatcttgaacaatgaaatgggccCAATCGCTAATGTGACTAGGTCTCAGACTAGcagaaaaaatatgtagaatgtcctttatTAAAATGTAGAGCTGGTGAGGGCCATATGTgtcctatatttttttttctctggctacctcgcctaaatgattcatgggactcgtaaatgatttcagttatgagctagataatttccaGGATCAGGCAAATCATTCAGAGTTTCAAATTAACAACCTTCAACTTATGATAATCAACTCAAcccttttgttgaagttcccgtcagatgAGGGCTTTGAATCAATAACATCCTATCTCATAGATGTCCAGCCTCTCTATATGATTGctctgactcctggatgctcagcgcctatatgctacaATATATAGCATTAAATTATCATATAGGTATgaccccgatgccttggctgtacttcgcaaATAATGTTGAACCTCGTCTGTAATGGAACTCTCCGATTGTCAAACCATACGTCTttgcctcagctttccgatgctcatcctgtatttgctatcgtctataacATTCGACTAGATCCCGTAAAGGTTTagttctatgcgctggccctacagcccgaaacctagttacaatactgcaactcttcGTTAGTCTAtgaacttttaaataatttatccgccATAACAGcgtatcaaggtactgggatataTATcgtctacctatttataccctagcagaagtgcactttgattggtgctatttatagaaattgttTCTGATTTGTCTAAATTCGTACAtggtattttacaacgagtacttgctctaacaaatagttggttccctttttgctattgtatataacataatgcgTGATCAATTCAgctataattatagcaatggtagaatgaaaaaggagtcaagcactatctgtgcttatttgTTACGTtagcaatatatcaaatatacaaataattctGACAGTGGTATCGCCCTGAGTCTATCGTCATCCTTCATTTAGCGTGTCACTATCTTATACTTCTTCTcatactggtcagaattacaccaaaattAAACAGTAGCGCGAAGTATTCATCGAGATAAAAGGAGGACATTTCCAAAAGCTGAAAAAAGAATACTGCCTGATTAAAAAGGAGACAAATCAAATCAGCTCTGATAAAGAATatgtttactttttagctcgaccattcgaagaatagtctagctattctactcatcctggcgtcggcgtcacaccttggttaaaattttgcgtgcaagtacctacagctatcatttaaaggcatatagctttgaaacttatttttttctttttttaggtcaattaccaacctcactgggtcaagttcaataactctgacatgtattatgagcaaattatgctcccttttggacttaaaatatcctggttaaagttttacatgcaagttactatctccaaaactaatgcagatattgaattgaaacttcacatgtgtcttcggggttataaagcAAGTTGTTAGCATCAAttgagtcccataactctgacctgcattttggccaaattatgcccccttttagaattaaaaaatccaaagttttgcgtgcaagtacataaagCTACtgctaaaaggcatatatatttgaaacttattttttatttttctagatcaattaccaacctcactgggtcaagtcccataactctgacatgtattttgggcaaattatgcccccttttgaacataaaacttctggttaaagttttgcatgcaagttactatctccaaaactaatgcaaaaactggattgaaactctatagatatgttaacatttagggtaacatttttctgcttcttggacaataattcgaatagtcgagcattggctgtcttacggacagctcttgtttatgttagGATTTAAGTAACATTGACAAAATCAATGTCATAATTAGGCGACTTTCTAACTGGatatggttgaggaagaccccaggtgttcTCCATGCATTAGTTCAGCTGGACAGGCACCTGGCAAGAACaaccaaccttccgtaagtcTTTTGAAATGCTTCTTCACAGAACATAAGGATATATCCCTTTCCAAAGAGGTAAGGCGATATTGATTCATAGTCAACAAAATTAACCACTCGGCTGAATTTTCAAACGATAAGCAAAGTACAACATACATTAGAACATCATTACATTTTAGTTACGGAAAAGTGAAACAATTACAAATAATTCCAACAAAAATATACCTTAAGGATTGCTGGTATTCTTGGACAAATCTACTTTTTTCAATGGATCCATCTGACATGCCAccagtagatctatatgacacagaAAGGACGTGAATGATAACAGTCTAGTTTTAAGATACCGTATAACGGGTATTTTTACTTGCTGCtaacttttactattttttatgaCCAAATCAGATTCTTAAATATTGGTCTCGTATAAATTCGCCGCGTGAACTTCTACATAATTAAAAATAACCCGTTATATACGGTAAGTCACATGCTTTAGATATTACTTTGTGGAACTATTTTAcgtatacaacaaataagttgTAATAAAATCAAAtcgttattttcttttaaaaaaaaaatcttatattgcGTTGTATGCGACCTTTTATGACTTTATTTAACAAGACAAGTACTGAAAAagtgtatttttactttttaaatacatttaagacaaaaaatagaaTACTTAGTCAATACTAGAAGCCTTTTGTACAAATCTTCACACTGGGCCACCGTATAGAagaatttatttataaacaaCCTGTTTGTATGTAAACGATATTGTATTTTGTGCGTTTCAAATGAATGCTTATGAAATTACCCCATAGTGTGTAACTGTTGTGCTATTTATAATAACTACTAGTAACTTCATTTTGCTTCTTAATTGCCAAGCTTGCTTTTTAAATAACACTATAATACAAAAAGGATAaaaaactagaggtgcttttgagaaaaatacatgtctcccacaactgcctaatcatctaaaaaGTAactctttatatactgtttactcagtAAAAACAGACCTTTAATGAGTAGAAAGGCTGATGTTGGGTAATTCAAGAGCCTTAATTCTGAAGTGCTTTAGGCGATTTGGCTAGTAGTCGaccttggccaaggacttattggcaaacgcatttggttcaagtttggtgaagatcaaatgagaactgttcaacttagacCGCGGACAAGAGTACAAAAGCCGATTTTAGGTAATttaggggccataattccgaagtgcatgggctgatttggctagatatcgaacttggccgaggacttatggtc
The Mercenaria mercenaria strain notata chromosome 10, MADL_Memer_1, whole genome shotgun sequence genome window above contains:
- the LOC123560341 gene encoding uncharacterized protein LOC123560341, with the translated sequence MSTAIVYISVVFVFCFFVTTRSKEFDYRQDVCQTKVNDSSEYCTCMPFHKFKKMCCSTDKKVNFQGLLQKEMQDTNQTMRELQEQIVELQKKENIWGTLLIISGSLNGLVFIIIIKVLVTRRYIKARHSTDLPKSGTNDSISRQEESGDRVALKQIEAGILKYNAVGTETCHQYMKQKGTE